ACACCGCAGGGCGCGCCCTCGGCACCTCAGCAGCCGAACGGTGGCTATGCGGCGCCACGGCGCCAGGACCCGAGCGAGCAGACGACGGTTCTGTCGGCATCAGACATGGCCGCGTTGCGGGAGAAGGCGGGACAGGATCCCGGTGTCGGTGATTTCTTCGGCCCCGCAGGCGCGGATCCCGCTGCACCGCAGCAGGGCTGGCCGCCCGCACCGCCGCAGGCGACACCACCGGCCCCGCCGCCTCTCTTCGCGGCCGCACTGGAAGGCGGAGAACCCTTCGGCAATGGCGGGTTCGTTGCCGGCCAAGACAATTCTCCGGATTTCGAGCCCAACCGGCGCCTTGTGGCCAACCGCGGGTGGCGCAAGGCCGTGAGAGTCATGACATTCGGGCTGATCAAGCCGGGCCCGAGCGCCAAAGAGCAGCACGACGACGAGATCCTCGACCGGATCAAAGGGCAGCTCACGGGCATCTACACCGTGGCGTTCGTCAACTCCAAGGGCGGCGTGGGCAAGACCACCATGGCCGTGGCCGCGGGCAACGCAATCGCCCGTGAGCGCGGCGACCGGGTGATCGTGGTCGACGTTGACACCGACCTTGGCAACCTCTCGGCGCGGTTCGAGAAGAATGGCGGCCCGAAAGCCAACATCCAGGAACTGGCCTTGCTGCGGGACGCCAGGAGCTATTCCAACGTCAAAACGTTCACCGTCCAGAATCACGACCGGCTGGAAATGCTTGCCTCGCAGAATGATCCGCGCTCGTCCTACCGCCTCAACAGCCAGGATTTCGAGAAGGTGATGGATATCCTGCGCCTGCACTACAACATCATCATTCTCGACTGCGGGACCTCGATCACCTCGTCGCTGTTCCCGACGATCGCCAAGCAGGTCGACTGCCTGGTCGTGGTGTCCTCCAACGACGCTCCCGGCCTCAACGGCGCCATGAGAACGCTGGCGTGGCTGCAGTCGCACAGCTTCGGCCGGCTGATCCCGCGAACGGTGGTGACGTTGAACGCCAACAGCGGCGACACTCCTGCCATCGACATGAAGGCTGCCGAAGGCACCTTCCGTGAGCAGATTCAGGAAGTGGTGCGTGTGCCCTACGACAGGCACCTACACGAAGGCGGTTTCATCGAATTTCTGCGGATGGGCAAGACGACCCGCAAGGCCGTAATGGAACTGGCTGGCTCGATCGCGCTGTTCTTCCCGACACGCGAATCACGCCACCGCCCTGAGGAACTGGGGAGCTACTGACAATGGATCCAGCCACTGCAACCGGGCAAGTCCGCGTCGCCATCATCGGCGAGGGCGCGAACGCCGACCTGGCCCTGCCGACCACGTTGGCCATCCGTGAACTCATCCCGCGGATCCGGGCGACGCTGACATCGGGACGCGATGACGGTGACCTGGCGCCGCAGGACGTCGCCGACGTCGACAGCCCACGACCGTATTCACTTGCCCCACTCGGTGGTACGCCGTTCAGCTTGGACGCCACACTCGAGACACTCAACATCGACGACGGCGAGCAGTTGATCCTGTGCAAGCTGCCCCCGGGGCCGGCAGCACCGCCGGTCGTCGAGGACATCGCCGATGCCGCGGCCATTCACTCGAAGGGTCAGTTCAAACCGTTCAATCACCAGCTGTTGCCGGGTGTGGCGCAAGTGGTCGTGCTCGCCCTCGGCGCGCTGGTCTGTGGGCTGGCCCTCGACGGGTGGTATCGCGGCTATCAGTGGTGGGCCGCGGCAGCTCTGGGTGTCCTGACCTTGACGTTCGTGGCCTCGACAGTGGTGTTGAGCCGGCGCGGACGTTCTGTCGCCTCGGCCCGTATGGGGCTGGCTACCACCGTTCCGCTTGCCCTGGCGCTGGCCGCGGCACTGCCCGGTGACGCGGCTGCGCCGCGGGTGTTCTTGGCCGCCGCCGGCGTCGTGGCCTGGTCGCTGGTGCTGTTGGCGGTGACCAGCACCTATGTGGCCACCTACACCGCGCTGATCGCGGTCGGCATCACGGTGGCGATCGCCGCGGCGGTACGCATCCTGTGGCATCTGCCCTACCTGTCGCTGGGCTGCGGCGTGCTTGGGGTCTCGCTGCTGGTAGCCCTGAACGCTCCAACCTCCTCGGCGGTGTGGGCTCGCTTTCCACTGCCGAACGTCCCGGCCCCGGGTGAACCAACCCCGCCGGCATCCTCGCTGGCCGAAATCGAGGGTCTGCCACGCAAAACCGCCACCAGCGCCTCGTATCAAAACGGTCTGATCGCGGCCTCCGTCATTCTGGCTGTCATCGGCTCGGTGCTGGTGGCCTGGCTGCCCGACGCACCCCAGCTGCTTGCGTGGTGGTTGGTGGTCGCGACTGTCACGGTGACGCTGCTGCGGATGCGTATTTGGGATTCACGACTGACGGCGCTGTGGTTCCTGTCCGCACCGTTCCTCACTGCCGCGGCGCTGGCCATAGCGTTCACCGCGACCGGCCACTTGATGGCCGGGCTGTACGCGACCGCGGCGGTTATCGGCCTGACAGTGGTGCTGCTGATCATGTCGATGCTCACGCTTGGGGATCTGACGATCCCGCAGCGGCGACGCCTGGACCTGTTCCAGAACACCCTGTTGGTCACGATCGTGCCGTCGATGCTCTGGCTGGTCGGCCTGGTCAGCCTGATTCGTAACCGGGGGACTCTGTGATGATGCGACAGCTCGGATCCGTGGCCGCGTCGGTGGCGCTGCTGATGCTGTGCAGCCCGCCGCCACAGGCCGCTGCCCTGACGATGCCGGTGGTCGACCCGGCAGCTCTGCCTCCTGACGGCCCGCCCGGACCGGAACAGGAGATGCGCAAGAACACCGAGCAGTGCGCAATCAACGGCGCCCTACCGGGTTTCGACCCGGCGCTGGTACCGCCAAGCCAGGCGATGCTCAACCTGCCGGAGGCGTGGAAGACCTCGCGAGGTAGGGGAGTGGCGGTGGCCGTCATCGACTCCGGGGTTGCGCCCCAGCCGCGTCTGCCCAACCTCAATCCGGGTGGAGATTTTATCGACCCCTCCGCCAACGGACTGGTTGATTGCGACGGCCACGGGACGGCTGTCGCCGGCATCATCGCCGCACAGCCGGGCCCGGACGGCTTCTCTGGCGTCGCGCCCGAAGCGTCGATCGTCTCGATCCGGCAGAGTTCGGCGCAGTGGGCACCCAAGATCCCTTCCGGCGGTGACCCCCAGGAAGTCAAGACCGCCGGCGACGTCGCCACCTTGGCCCGGGCCATTCGCCATGCCGCCGACATGCCCTTCGTCCGCGTCATCAACATCTCGATCGTCAACTGCATCGCCGAGTACAAGCAGGTCGACCAAAAGGCGCTCGGCGCCGCGGTGCGCTACGCGGCGATCGACAAGGACATCGTGGTGGTCACCGCGGCCGGCAACAACGGCGAAAGCAACTGCCAGAGCAACCCCCTGACCGACCCGAAAAACCCTGAGGATCTGCGCAACTGGGCCGGGGCCACCACCATCTCCACGCCGTCGTACTGGCAGCCCTACGTGCTCTCGGTCGGCTCTTTGACACCCGAAGGGCAACCCTCAGGGTTCAGCATGGCCGGGCCCTGGGTGGGCGTCGCCGCACCGGGTGAGCAGATCGTGACGCTGGGCAACGGCCCCAACTCGGGTCTGGTCAACGGCCAGCCGTCCAACAAGGAACCCCTGGTACCCATCAACGGG
This portion of the Mycolicibacterium tusciae JS617 genome encodes:
- the eccD gene encoding type VII secretion integral membrane protein EccD, with protein sequence MDPATATGQVRVAIIGEGANADLALPTTLAIRELIPRIRATLTSGRDDGDLAPQDVADVDSPRPYSLAPLGGTPFSLDATLETLNIDDGEQLILCKLPPGPAAPPVVEDIADAAAIHSKGQFKPFNHQLLPGVAQVVVLALGALVCGLALDGWYRGYQWWAAAALGVLTLTFVASTVVLSRRGRSVASARMGLATTVPLALALAAALPGDAAAPRVFLAAAGVVAWSLVLLAVTSTYVATYTALIAVGITVAIAAAVRILWHLPYLSLGCGVLGVSLLVALNAPTSSAVWARFPLPNVPAPGEPTPPASSLAEIEGLPRKTATSASYQNGLIAASVILAVIGSVLVAWLPDAPQLLAWWLVVATVTVTLLRMRIWDSRLTALWFLSAPFLTAAALAIAFTATGHLMAGLYATAAVIGLTVVLLIMSMLTLGDLTIPQRRRLDLFQNTLLVTIVPSMLWLVGLVSLIRNRGTL
- the mycP gene encoding type VII secretion-associated serine protease mycosin, whose protein sequence is MMRQLGSVAASVALLMLCSPPPQAAALTMPVVDPAALPPDGPPGPEQEMRKNTEQCAINGALPGFDPALVPPSQAMLNLPEAWKTSRGRGVAVAVIDSGVAPQPRLPNLNPGGDFIDPSANGLVDCDGHGTAVAGIIAAQPGPDGFSGVAPEASIVSIRQSSAQWAPKIPSGGDPQEVKTAGDVATLARAIRHAADMPFVRVINISIVNCIAEYKQVDQKALGAAVRYAAIDKDIVVVTAAGNNGESNCQSNPLTDPKNPEDLRNWAGATTISTPSYWQPYVLSVGSLTPEGQPSGFSMAGPWVGVAAPGEQIVTLGNGPNSGLVNGQPSNKEPLVPINGTSFAAAYVSGIAALVRSEFPDLTARQVVNRIVGTSHNAARSPSNLVGAGVIDPVAALTWEIPDGEEVPANMPVVRVEPPAPPPPDDRLPRMIAFGVGILAIVGAVVAITLIGMRRGNTSN
- a CDS encoding MinD/ParA family ATP-binding protein, which encodes MSTPPDFFASNNDDPRPEQHSDAPEERTAEVRQQEGEHRRAPSPTTDTGSQPRPVLPPPPADWGHQAAPSGFSPADDRWGTPAPTPAPSEEARRTSQPGAAPQPDRFPSQPTPPPPPPPAPSSPPAATTPPPATEHAAEILGGAWPGPQQPPSSAPQHAAPEPRHQQPPQQRWTQQAPPNTPQGAPSAPQQPNGGYAAPRRQDPSEQTTVLSASDMAALREKAGQDPGVGDFFGPAGADPAAPQQGWPPAPPQATPPAPPPLFAAALEGGEPFGNGGFVAGQDNSPDFEPNRRLVANRGWRKAVRVMTFGLIKPGPSAKEQHDDEILDRIKGQLTGIYTVAFVNSKGGVGKTTMAVAAGNAIARERGDRVIVVDVDTDLGNLSARFEKNGGPKANIQELALLRDARSYSNVKTFTVQNHDRLEMLASQNDPRSSYRLNSQDFEKVMDILRLHYNIIILDCGTSITSSLFPTIAKQVDCLVVVSSNDAPGLNGAMRTLAWLQSHSFGRLIPRTVVTLNANSGDTPAIDMKAAEGTFREQIQEVVRVPYDRHLHEGGFIEFLRMGKTTRKAVMELAGSIALFFPTRESRHRPEELGSY